From Campylobacter upsaliensis, the proteins below share one genomic window:
- the bioD gene encoding ATP-dependent dethiobiotin synthetase BioD → MQIYISGIHTDAGKTHFSAAFCANLNYDYFKLIQAGTPTDSDLIAKLSPKTRILKEGFTLQTPASPHLAKIKEKANYQAFSLQIPNNENLLIELAGGLFTPLDENFAMIDFMQKFKKPTILVGRYYLGSINHILLSIEALKMRQIPILFLAMMGKKEPLQDEFIKSYAKIPIINLPFFNAKNIENKKFKSQVETFLKL, encoded by the coding sequence ATGCAAATTTATATTAGTGGGATTCATACAGACGCTGGGAAAACGCATTTTAGTGCGGCTTTTTGTGCAAATTTAAACTATGATTATTTTAAACTCATACAAGCTGGCACTCCAACAGATAGTGATTTAATTGCTAAGTTAAGCCCTAAAACGCGCATTTTAAAAGAGGGCTTTACACTTCAAACACCCGCTTCACCACATTTAGCTAAGATAAAAGAAAAAGCAAATTATCAGGCTTTCTCTTTACAAATTCCCAATAATGAAAATTTGTTAATAGAATTAGCCGGTGGGCTTTTCACGCCCCTTGATGAAAATTTTGCGATGATAGATTTTATGCAAAAATTTAAAAAACCTACCATTTTAGTGGGGCGTTATTATCTTGGGAGTATTAATCACATTTTACTAAGTATAGAAGCGCTTAAAATGAGGCAAATTCCCATACTTTTTTTGGCGATGATGGGGAAAAAAGAGCCTTTGCAAGATGAATTTATTAAAAGCTATGCAAAAATTCCTATTATTAATCTTCCTTTTTTTAATGCAAAAAATATAGAAAATAAGAAATTTAAAAGTCAAGTTGAAACTTTTCTTAAGCTTTAA
- a CDS encoding DMT family transporter: MSWFFLFLAGCMEILGVIAMKKLILTKRKIYLLAILMQFSLSFGFLSLAMREISMATAYAIWTGIGAAGGVIVGVVFFKESKSLMKLFFLGLILASSVGLKWIS; encoded by the coding sequence ATGAGTTGGTTTTTTCTTTTTTTAGCTGGGTGTATGGAAATTTTGGGCGTGATAGCGATGAAAAAACTTATCCTTACAAAACGGAAAATCTACCTCCTTGCCATTTTAATGCAGTTTTCTTTAAGCTTTGGCTTTCTTTCTTTGGCTATGCGTGAAATTTCTATGGCAACTGCTTATGCGATATGGACAGGCATAGGAGCGGCTGGAGGCGTGATAGTGGGCGTGGTGTTTTTTAAAGAAAGCAAAAGCTTAATGAAGCTTTTTTTCTTAGGGCTTATCTTAGCCTCAAGCGTAGGTTTGAAGTGGATTTCATAA
- a CDS encoding adenosylmethionine--8-amino-7-oxononanoate transaminase, whose amino-acid sequence MLKELDLLYLWHPCTQMKDHEKIPLIPIKKAQGVWLYDFDDKAYMDCISSWWVNLFGHCNPEISNAIKTQLERLEHVLLAGFSHEGIIRLSQRLCALSGFDKCFYADNGSSIIEVALKMSFHYHLNKGKKKNKFLSLANSYHGETLGALSVGDVKLYKQTYNPLFLENLSTKAPSGEDYEEALKELKSTLEKHANSLCAFIVEPLVQCAGNMNMYESSFLNEAIKLCRYFEVQVIFDEIAVGFGRTGKLFAMDYCKEKPDYLCLSKGITGGFLPLAVVLVKDEIYNAFYAPYEDNKAFLHSHSYTGNALATAAANEVLNIFETQNVLEKNAKLSLFIKQEFEKLKEFHFLSNFRQQGMIYAFDIKSQISRAGLLVYEKALQKKLLLRPLGNTIYFMPPYIITKDEISYVVDSLIEIFKEFKA is encoded by the coding sequence ATGTTAAAAGAGCTAGATTTATTATACCTTTGGCATCCTTGCACACAAATGAAAGACCACGAAAAAATCCCCCTAATCCCCATAAAAAAAGCACAAGGAGTATGGCTTTACGATTTTGATGATAAAGCTTATATGGACTGCATTAGCTCTTGGTGGGTGAATCTTTTTGGTCATTGTAATCCTGAAATTTCAAACGCCATAAAAACTCAACTTGAGCGCTTAGAACATGTGCTTTTAGCGGGTTTTAGCCACGAGGGTATTATTAGGCTTTCTCAAAGGCTTTGTGCTTTAAGTGGCTTTGATAAGTGCTTTTATGCAGATAATGGCTCTTCCATCATCGAAGTTGCTCTTAAAATGAGCTTTCATTATCATCTTAATAAGGGCAAGAAAAAGAATAAGTTTTTATCCCTTGCAAATTCCTACCACGGCGAAACTTTAGGAGCTTTAAGCGTAGGTGATGTCAAGCTTTATAAGCAAACTTATAATCCACTTTTTTTAGAAAATTTAAGCACAAAAGCCCCAAGTGGAGAAGATTATGAGGAGGCTTTAAAAGAGCTTAAAAGCACCCTAGAAAAACACGCAAATTCTCTTTGTGCTTTTATCGTAGAGCCTTTAGTGCAGTGTGCTGGCAATATGAATATGTATGAATCTAGCTTTTTAAATGAAGCAATTAAGCTTTGCCGCTATTTTGAAGTGCAGGTGATTTTCGATGAAATTGCCGTTGGTTTTGGTCGCACAGGAAAGCTTTTTGCTATGGATTATTGTAAGGAAAAGCCCGATTATCTTTGTCTTTCTAAGGGCATTACGGGGGGCTTTTTGCCTTTGGCTGTGGTTTTGGTAAAAGATGAAATTTATAATGCCTTTTACGCGCCTTATGAGGATAATAAAGCCTTTTTACACTCGCACTCTTACACGGGTAATGCCCTTGCCACAGCAGCAGCTAATGAGGTTTTAAATATTTTTGAAACGCAAAATGTTTTAGAAAAAAACGCTAAATTAAGCCTTTTCATTAAGCAAGAATTTGAAAAATTAAAAGAATTTCATTTTTTAAGTAATTTTAGACAACAAGGTATGATTTACGCTTTTGATATCAAAAGTCAAATTTCAAGGGCGGGGCTTTTGGTCTATGAAAAGGCTTTGCAAAAAAAGCTTTTGTTAAGACCTTTAGGAAATACGATTTATTTTATGCCGCCTTATATCATTACAAAAGATGAAATTTCTTATGTTGTAGATAGTTTGATAGAAATTTTTAAGGAATTTAAAGCTTAA
- a CDS encoding M3 family oligoendopeptidase, whose protein sequence is MLEWDLSALFKNEEELEAFTCENIRQAEEFKQKYEKKIAHLSKEEFLISLKQYENLNENAAKIMTYAYLCFAKNTSNGDFYARYEEKCKKIEENLLFFELEFCELETLKNSEFVAFCEDYRFYLETLLKNKEFNLSQKEERILLYLSNTGANAFSRLFDESMSALRINFEGQKLSEEEILSKLYHHDRKVRKKAAKNFTKALNKNASLLSFILNMIKTELKNICHLRGYENAEMPRHLSNQISQKSVDALILSAEKSYHLVEDFYLLKKQILGFKELKDYDRYAPLGKEANFSFEKSKDIVLKAFKSFSSEFEDIAKEAFENGWIDVYPQKNKQGGAFSHSATSTAHPFVLLNFTNQRRDLFTLAHELGHTIHQKLSYKVSFLNQNTPLTTAETASVFAEMLVFDYVKNKLKNEELIALYAAKIEDIFATLYRQISFTCFERRVHKEENELKKEQIDAIWMEESAKMFGKSVKLTKNYASWWSYIPHFIHSPFYCYAYSYAQLLVLALYGLYKSGKCENFKELYIKMLSRGGSVSPKELISVFGFDVEDENFWQFGICEIEKLLKEFKIKALKC, encoded by the coding sequence ATGTTGGAGTGGGATTTAAGTGCTTTATTTAAAAACGAAGAGGAGCTTGAGGCTTTTACTTGTGAAAATATAAGACAAGCAGAGGAATTTAAGCAAAAATATGAAAAAAAAATAGCTCATTTAAGTAAGGAAGAATTTTTAATCAGCTTAAAACAATATGAAAATTTAAATGAAAATGCCGCAAAAATAATGACTTATGCTTATTTATGTTTTGCTAAAAATACTTCAAATGGCGATTTTTACGCAAGATATGAGGAAAAGTGTAAAAAAATAGAGGAGAATTTACTCTTTTTTGAATTAGAATTTTGTGAGTTGGAAACCTTAAAAAATAGTGAATTTGTGGCTTTTTGCGAGGATTATCGTTTTTATTTAGAAACCCTTTTGAAGAATAAAGAATTTAATCTTAGTCAAAAAGAAGAACGCATTTTACTTTATCTCTCAAATACGGGTGCAAATGCTTTTTCTAGGCTTTTTGATGAGAGCATGAGTGCTTTGAGGATTAATTTTGAAGGTCAAAAACTAAGCGAAGAAGAAATTTTAAGTAAGCTTTATCATCATGACCGCAAAGTGCGAAAAAAAGCTGCAAAAAATTTCACTAAGGCTTTAAATAAAAATGCTTCTTTGTTAAGCTTTATTTTAAATATGATCAAAACCGAGCTTAAAAATATTTGCCATTTAAGAGGCTATGAAAATGCTGAAATGCCAAGACATTTAAGTAATCAAATTTCACAAAAAAGCGTTGATGCACTTATTTTGAGTGCGGAGAAAAGCTATCATTTGGTCGAAGATTTTTATTTGCTTAAAAAGCAAATTTTAGGCTTTAAGGAGCTTAAAGATTATGATAGGTATGCTCCTTTGGGTAAGGAGGCAAATTTTAGCTTTGAAAAAAGTAAAGACATTGTCTTAAAAGCATTTAAAAGTTTTTCAAGCGAATTTGAAGATATAGCAAAAGAGGCTTTTGAAAACGGCTGGATTGATGTATATCCTCAAAAAAATAAGCAAGGAGGTGCTTTTTCACACTCTGCGACCTCCACAGCACATCCTTTTGTGCTATTAAATTTCACTAATCAACGCCGCGACCTTTTTACTCTAGCACACGAATTAGGACATACCATACACCAAAAGCTTTCTTATAAGGTAAGCTTTTTAAATCAAAACACGCCTTTAACCACAGCTGAAACGGCGTCCGTGTTTGCCGAAATGCTTGTGTTTGATTATGTAAAAAATAAGCTTAAAAATGAAGAATTAATCGCCCTTTATGCAGCTAAAATTGAAGATATTTTTGCGACACTTTATAGGCAGATTAGCTTTACTTGTTTTGAAAGACGCGTTCATAAAGAAGAAAATGAGCTAAAAAAAGAGCAAATTGATGCCATTTGGATGGAAGAGTCGGCTAAAATGTTTGGCAAAAGCGTCAAACTCACTAAAAATTATGCTTCTTGGTGGAGCTATATCCCGCATTTTATCCACTCTCCTTTTTATTGCTATGCTTATTCTTACGCACAACTTTTAGTTTTGGCACTTTATGGACTTTATAAAAGTGGTAAATGTGAGAATTTTAAAGAGCTTTACATCAAAATGCTTTCTCGTGGTGGAAGTGTTAGTCCTAAGGAATTGATAAGCGTTTTCGGCTTTGATGTAGAAGATGAAAATTTTTGGCAATTTGGCATTTGTGAGATTGAAAAATTATTAAAGGAATTTAAAATAAAGGCTTTAAAATGCTAG
- a CDS encoding aspartate carbamoyltransferase catalytic subunit, producing MKHLITTRDFDRGEIEALFEDAREFLDEKPRVLLEGKSVTTIFFENSTRTLSSFESAARRLGARVLRLDVSRSSSSKGETLYDTAANLDAMGPHAIIVRHQHSGVPYLLAKHLHCPVLNAGDGKHAHPSQALLDLFTIKEHFKDDIVGRKILIVGDVKNSRVAASNIELLGRFGLDITLVAPPHFMPKTSLKSSYELSEKLVKEADIIMSLRTQTERHQKAIYASLKDYANDFCIRSNLLAKNPKLIILHPGPVHRNIDLSDEVMASSQSLVLKQVKNGVAIRMAILKKLILEK from the coding sequence ATGAAGCATTTGATTACGACTAGGGATTTTGATAGGGGTGAGATTGAAGCGCTTTTTGAAGATGCGCGTGAATTTTTAGATGAAAAGCCTAGAGTTTTGCTTGAAGGAAAAAGTGTAACGACTATATTTTTTGAAAATTCCACTAGAACGCTATCAAGCTTTGAAAGTGCGGCTAGAAGGCTTGGAGCTAGGGTTTTAAGACTAGATGTTTCAAGGTCAAGCTCAAGCAAGGGCGAAACGCTTTACGATACGGCGGCAAATTTGGACGCTATGGGACCTCACGCTATTATAGTAAGGCATCAGCACTCAGGTGTGCCTTATCTTTTAGCTAAACACTTACATTGTCCCGTTTTAAACGCAGGAGACGGGAAGCACGCTCATCCTAGTCAGGCTTTGCTTGATTTATTTACCATTAAAGAGCATTTTAAAGACGATATTGTGGGGAGAAAAATTCTCATCGTAGGTGATGTAAAAAATTCGCGTGTTGCCGCTTCAAATATAGAACTTTTAGGGCGTTTTGGACTTGACATCACTTTAGTTGCACCCCCACATTTTATGCCTAAAACTTCACTTAAAAGCTCTTATGAATTAAGCGAAAAATTAGTCAAAGAAGCGGATATCATTATGAGTTTGAGAACGCAAACAGAAAGACATCAAAAGGCGATTTATGCTTCCTTGAAAGATTATGCTAATGATTTTTGTATTCGTTCAAATTTATTAGCTAAAAATCCTAAGCTTATCATTTTGCATCCTGGACCCGTGCATAGAAATATTGATTTAAGTGATGAAGTGATGGCTAGCTCACAAAGTCTTGTTTTAAAGCAAGTTAAAAATGGTGTAGCGATAAGGATGGCGATTTTAAAAAAATTAATTTTGGAGAAATGA
- a CDS encoding group III truncated hemoglobin, whose protein sequence is MKFKEKFESIDANSIRSLMDIFYAKVRVDKNGLGEIFNAKIGTDDTSWSNHKEKIANFWEGLLLGSGNFKGNPMRTHIDLAPFPRELFAVWLKLFKESLECVYKEPEHQRLIFQRAEMIAQRFQYVLYESKCVR, encoded by the coding sequence ATGAAATTTAAAGAGAAATTTGAAAGCATTGACGCTAATTCTATTCGCAGTCTTATGGATATTTTTTATGCGAAAGTAAGAGTTGATAAAAACGGACTTGGGGAGATTTTTAATGCTAAAATCGGCACAGATGATACAAGCTGGAGTAATCATAAGGAAAAAATCGCAAATTTTTGGGAGGGTTTATTGCTAGGAAGTGGAAATTTTAAAGGAAATCCTATGCGAACGCATATTGATTTAGCACCTTTTCCTAGAGAGCTTTTTGCTGTGTGGCTTAAACTTTTTAAAGAAAGTTTAGAATGCGTTTATAAAGAGCCAGAGCATCAAAGACTGATTTTTCAAAGAGCTGAAATGATAGCACAAAGATTTCAATATGTGCTGTATGAGAGTAAATGTGTCCGCTAA
- the sstT gene encoding serine/threonine transporter SstT has translation MFAKLMQSYSKGNLILQICVGIVLGIFVGLLSKDVAVVANFLGILFTSALKAIAPMLVFILILTSICTKDFTQKSAKMKNIAFLYIVGTFLASACAVGISFLAPTELVLEGVEKASQSSPAFMSEIFKDLILKIVDNPINALSSGNYLGILAWAIAGGVALRHCSKEAKQVFVDINEGVLKIVQFIVKLAPFGIFGLVANSVASTGAAGLISYAKLLLVLVGTMLFVAFVINALIVFIYTRKNPFPLIFICLRESAFFAFFTRSSAANIPVNMALCAKLGIDKELYSISIPLGATINMGGAAVTIAVLSLAAAYTVGIEVSFFQAFLLSIIATFAACGASGVAGGSLLLIPLACSLFNINYDVAMKIVAIGFIIGVIQDSVETALNSSTDVLFTAICSKDDLRL, from the coding sequence ATGTTTGCTAAACTTATGCAGAGCTATTCTAAGGGAAATTTAATCTTGCAAATTTGCGTTGGTATAGTGCTTGGAATTTTTGTGGGTTTGTTGTCTAAAGATGTAGCTGTGGTGGCAAATTTTTTAGGAATTTTATTTACTAGTGCGCTTAAGGCTATCGCACCTATGCTTGTGTTCATTCTTATTTTAACTTCCATTTGCACGAAAGATTTCACACAAAAAAGTGCAAAAATGAAAAATATCGCTTTTTTATACATTGTAGGAACATTTTTAGCTTCTGCTTGTGCTGTTGGGATAAGCTTTTTGGCGCCAACAGAGCTTGTTTTAGAAGGTGTGGAAAAAGCTTCACAAAGCTCTCCTGCTTTTATGAGTGAAATTTTTAAAGATTTGATTTTAAAAATCGTAGATAATCCTATAAACGCTCTTTCAAGTGGGAATTATTTGGGAATTTTAGCTTGGGCTATTGCTGGGGGAGTGGCACTTAGACACTGCTCAAAAGAGGCAAAACAAGTTTTTGTGGATATTAATGAGGGTGTTTTAAAAATCGTGCAATTTATTGTCAAATTGGCTCCTTTTGGAATTTTTGGTTTGGTGGCAAATTCCGTTGCTAGCACGGGTGCGGCGGGGCTTATCAGCTATGCAAAACTTTTGCTTGTTTTGGTGGGGACTATGCTTTTTGTAGCTTTTGTAATTAATGCCTTAATTGTCTTCATTTATACGCGTAAAAACCCTTTCCCACTCATTTTTATTTGCCTTAGAGAAAGTGCGTTTTTTGCTTTTTTCACGCGTAGTTCAGCGGCAAATATCCCTGTAAATATGGCACTTTGCGCTAAACTTGGCATTGACAAAGAGCTTTATAGCATTTCTATCCCGCTTGGAGCGACTATTAATATGGGCGGTGCGGCTGTTACTATAGCGGTTTTAAGTTTGGCGGCGGCTTATACGGTTGGCATTGAAGTAAGCTTTTTTCAAGCCTTTTTATTAAGTATTATTGCTACTTTTGCGGCGTGTGGAGCGAGTGGGGTGGCGGGCGGTTCACTGCTTTTAATCCCTCTTGCTTGCTCTTTATTTAATATCAATTATGATGTGGCGATGAAGATCGTGGCGATAGGCTTTATCATAGGTGTGATACAAGATAGTGTTGAAACCGCACTTAATAGCTCTACCGATGTGCTTTTTACGGCGATTTGTTCAAAAGATGATTTGCGTTTATAA
- a CDS encoding GmrSD restriction endonuclease domain-containing protein yields the protein MSEQTNKKKPENFKELAQEYTIKIPRIQRDYAQGRENAQKIREKFVRDLFEVLKGNDDKTLHLQFVYGSVKNNNEFIPLDGQQRLTTLYLLHWYIAMRNNTTESYLANFTYETRSSSREFCKALSENTQKFYQAMQEALAQIQEKKKSKSNETILSTTIKDQAWFLPFWEQDPTIQSMLTMLDSIHTEASKYSLDTLTLERLDRLTFSLIELDDELDDELYIKMNARGTPLNEWENFKAAFEGFLGEKFGGELKDKQEEISQKLDNKWLKTLFNYVKYQGEEKQMECIELAQSYMLNIIKYLCEMLYYKANENEKSSFDWDRVHFGHFDEKLESSSPTKKGSYATQNAHSMYKIFDKEALEILIYVFDNFGEIKDEAEKIFINFTTTIGESVGDKVCIFDKKDTKNSNEITSGKELFAAMVQDTRLSNKEQTRKLSRKDALYLFALISLMKKQDENKTNKLREVRNYCEKQRDLSSGALFYKSTIQDDMGKHIAECVKICKKDIAIKDEIIRQFEDHHYFKGDLKLLLDENKAKGKEPLDENDGAMLEKAQNILNTTPTHRIIAYLIHHRFNCNFWLGWTYGKGKFLFGGTEAWHIMLTQNCKNNDSVKNAFQAMFKNGLISDDKLREKFVSNEWQYYFIKYSKSFFKENHNLFIWSNEEASPLEIYRLTDIKRTPPLINPFLWTLKEKINEILKLQVKYGAEDEAVASTEAKEHFIVITGKCEIRCENNSFVLTPLSDEYKKALEKSSLKPSNKNFTISLTDHKDIIETLIDLFKSSNNPN from the coding sequence ATGAGCGAGCAAACAAATAAGAAGAAGCCAGAAAATTTTAAAGAATTAGCACAAGAATACACGATCAAAATCCCTAGAATCCAACGCGACTACGCACAGGGTAGAGAAAACGCACAAAAGATAAGAGAAAAATTTGTGCGAGATTTATTTGAGGTGTTAAAAGGCAATGATGATAAGACACTCCACTTGCAGTTTGTCTATGGCAGTGTGAAAAATAATAATGAATTTATCCCCCTTGATGGACAACAAAGACTTACAACTCTCTATCTTTTGCATTGGTATATCGCAATGCGAAACAACACGACAGAATCCTATCTAGCAAACTTCACTTATGAGACTCGTTCTAGCTCAAGGGAATTTTGCAAGGCTTTGAGTGAGAATACGCAGAAGTTTTACCAAGCAATGCAAGAAGCATTAGCACAAATACAGGAGAAAAAGAAAAGTAAGAGCAATGAAACAATCCTATCTACAACTATCAAAGATCAAGCGTGGTTTCTACCCTTTTGGGAGCAAGACCCCACTATACAATCTATGCTTACAATGCTAGATTCTATCCATACAGAAGCGAGCAAATATAGCCTAGATACTCTCACGCTAGAGCGTTTAGATAGACTCACCTTTTCTTTGATTGAGCTAGATGATGAGCTAGATGATGAGCTATATATCAAAATGAATGCTAGAGGAACACCGCTCAATGAATGGGAAAATTTTAAAGCAGCGTTTGAGGGCTTTTTGGGCGAGAAGTTTGGCGGAGAGTTGAAAGATAAACAAGAAGAGATTTCACAAAAGCTTGATAATAAATGGCTAAAGACTTTGTTTAACTATGTGAAATATCAGGGCGAAGAGAAGCAAATGGAGTGTATAGAACTCGCACAAAGCTATATGCTAAACATTATCAAATATCTATGCGAAATGCTTTATTACAAAGCAAATGAAAATGAAAAAAGCTCGTTTGATTGGGATAGGGTGCATTTTGGTCATTTTGATGAAAAGCTAGAATCTAGCAGCCCTACAAAAAAGGGTTCTTATGCAACACAAAACGCTCATAGTATGTATAAAATTTTTGATAAAGAAGCATTGGAGATTCTTATCTATGTCTTTGATAATTTTGGCGAGATAAAAGATGAAGCAGAAAAGATTTTTATAAACTTTACTACAACAATAGGCGAAAGCGTAGGGGATAAAGTTTGTATTTTTGATAAAAAAGATACAAAAAATTCCAATGAAATTACAAGCGGAAAAGAGCTTTTTGCTGCAATGGTGCAAGATACAAGATTATCAAATAAAGAGCAAACTAGAAAATTAAGCAGAAAAGATGCTCTCTATCTTTTTGCTCTTATCTCTCTTATGAAAAAGCAAGATGAAAACAAGACTAACAAACTGCGTGAGGTAAGAAACTATTGCGAGAAGCAAAGGGACTTATCTAGTGGTGCATTATTCTATAAAAGCACAATACAAGATGATATGGGAAAACATATAGCAGAATGTGTAAAAATTTGTAAAAAAGATATAGCAATTAAAGATGAGATTATACGACAATTTGAAGATCACCACTATTTCAAAGGGGATTTGAAGCTTTTGCTTGATGAAAATAAAGCAAAAGGGAAAGAGCCTTTAGATGAAAATGATGGAGCAATGCTAGAAAAGGCTCAAAACATCTTAAACACAACGCCCACACATCGCATTATCGCCTATCTTATTCATCACAGATTTAATTGTAATTTTTGGTTAGGCTGGACTTATGGTAAGGGTAAATTTCTCTTTGGCGGCACAGAGGCTTGGCATATTATGCTGACGCAAAATTGTAAAAATAACGATAGTGTAAAAAATGCTTTTCAGGCTATGTTTAAAAATGGGCTAATAAGTGATGATAAGTTGCGTGAAAAATTTGTCTCAAATGAGTGGCAGTATTATTTCATCAAATACAGCAAGAGTTTTTTTAAAGAAAATCACAATTTGTTTATATGGAGTAATGAAGAAGCTAGCCCATTAGAAATATACAGACTTACAGACATAAAAAGAACACCGCCTCTGATAAATCCATTTCTATGGACACTTAAAGAAAAGATTAACGAGATACTAAAACTTCAAGTTAAATATGGAGCTGAAGATGAGGCAGTAGCAAGCACTGAGGCAAAAGAGCATTTTATAGTAATCACAGGCAAATGCGAGATACGATGCGAAAATAATAGCTTTGTGCTAACGCCCCTTAGTGATGAGTATAAAAAGGCTTTAGAGAAATCATCACTGAAACCTAGTAACAAAAACTTTACAATCTCACTCACAGACCACAAAGACATTATAGAAACACTTATTGATTTATTTAAAAGCTCTAACAATCCTAACTAA
- a CDS encoding DUF262 domain-containing protein, translated as MSNNIKTIKELLLIGSNDKINYHIPSYQRGYKWKTQQVNALLDDLKEFLDSPAEAKFYCLQPIMVQKVDDKYNVIDGQQRLTTLYLIAKVLDLSVKCTIEYETRGDSTEFLKTLWRENKGSSDNAFKGMDYYFMQNAYNTIEKWFDNNSKKEAIKTLLKGETTSKKYVGVIWYESKEDETDLFANVNSGKIPLNDAELIKAQLLLPPKDEAKDTQELRQIEITKEWDSMEYALQDDEFFSFLVKDKKSYDTRILLLFEIYCGDEVCDKKDKSHAVFEFIQDKLTDSKVDSKENPKECFWQEIKKIFLTLKSWYKNSQLYHLIGFLLTQNESLAGLYNLAKKQTKSEFIEKTIKEKITGKITDKKSGDEFQKAVSSLQYGDDSSKLKSILLLFNMLSYIDSQLRFSFDIYKDKKWELEHIHAQQDEAKNIKSTNKAKEWLQIAKQILNNAKDIANIQNAEQSDKESSPKIKAIPQTLEKVLNLLNKVENKKEKNEKLDDSEAKDFEKCVNDVFEIFKGEELHTIGNLTLLGKSENISLSNAVFAMKQQRIKELEQQGKFIPLCTRNVFLKYYTKEQNISQALFWSEQDSKDYQAEIIKKIREYLFPESKNKGSK; from the coding sequence ATGAGTAATAATATAAAAACAATTAAAGAATTGCTTTTGATAGGCAGTAATGATAAGATAAACTACCATATCCCAAGCTATCAACGGGGCTATAAGTGGAAAACGCAACAGGTAAATGCTCTGCTTGATGATTTGAAAGAGTTTTTAGACTCACCAGCTGAAGCAAAGTTTTATTGCCTACAACCCATTATGGTGCAAAAAGTTGATGACAAATACAATGTCATTGATGGTCAGCAAAGGCTTACGACTCTCTATCTTATCGCTAAGGTACTAGACTTAAGCGTAAAATGCACGATAGAGTATGAAACAAGAGGGGATAGCACGGAGTTTTTAAAAACTTTATGGCGTGAAAACAAAGGTTCTAGCGATAATGCCTTTAAAGGTATGGATTATTACTTTATGCAAAATGCTTACAACACGATTGAAAAGTGGTTTGATAATAATAGCAAAAAAGAAGCGATAAAAACACTACTCAAAGGCGAGACAACAAGCAAAAAATATGTCGGCGTGATTTGGTATGAAAGTAAAGAGGATGAAACAGATCTTTTTGCAAATGTCAATAGCGGAAAAATCCCGCTAAATGATGCCGAGCTTATCAAAGCACAGCTTTTGCTCCCGCCAAAAGATGAAGCAAAAGACACACAAGAATTGCGGCAGATAGAGATTACAAAAGAGTGGGATTCTATGGAATATGCCCTGCAAGATGATGAGTTTTTTAGCTTTTTAGTCAAGGATAAAAAGAGTTATGACACAAGGATTTTACTGCTATTTGAGATATATTGTGGTGATGAAGTGTGTGATAAAAAAGATAAATCCCACGCCGTGTTTGAGTTTATACAAGATAAGCTTACAGATTCAAAAGTGGATTCTAAAGAAAATCCCAAAGAGTGCTTTTGGCAGGAGATTAAAAAAATCTTTCTTACTCTTAAATCGTGGTATAAAAATTCACAGCTTTATCATCTCATCGGCTTTTTACTTACTCAAAATGAAAGCCTAGCAGGTCTATATAATTTAGCGAAAAAACAAACAAAAAGTGAGTTTATAGAAAAAACGATAAAAGAAAAAATTACAGGTAAAATTACAGATAAAAAAAGCGGCGATGAGTTTCAAAAAGCAGTGTCATCTTTACAATATGGCGATGATAGCAGCAAGCTAAAATCCATTTTACTACTCTTTAATATGCTTTCTTACATAGACTCACAGCTCCGCTTTAGCTTTGATATATACAAAGACAAAAAATGGGAGCTTGAGCATATCCACGCCCAGCAAGATGAAGCAAAAAATATAAAATCCACAAATAAAGCAAAAGAATGGCTACAAATCGCCAAGCAGATTCTTAACAACGCCAAAGATATTGCAAACATACAAAATGCGGAGCAAAGCGATAAAGAATCATCGCCTAAGATTAAAGCAATACCACAAACCTTAGAAAAAGTGCTAAATTTGCTAAACAAAGTGGAAAATAAAAAAGAAAAAAATGAGAAGCTAGACGATAGTGAAGCTAAAGATTTTGAGAAATGTGTCAATGATGTCTTTGAGATATTTAAAGGCGAGGAACTACACACAATAGGCAATCTAACCTTGCTTGGCAAGAGCGAGAATATCTCTCTTAGCAATGCTGTCTTTGCAATGAAGCAACAAAGGATAAAAGAGCTAGAGCAACAAGGCAAGTTTATCCCCCTTTGCACACGCAATGTGTTTTTAAAATACTATACAAAAGAGCAGAATATCTCTCAAGCACTCTTTTGGAGCGAGCAAGATAGCAAAGACTATCAAGCAGAGATTATCAAAAAAATACGGGAGTATCTATTCCCAGAATCTAAAAATAAGGGGAGCAAATGA